The proteins below come from a single Myxococcales bacterium genomic window:
- a CDS encoding metallophosphoesterase family protein — MNRLLVLLSALLLLPAIFAGCSSDDDDSSGDSGQAQDDDDNNDNDDSTPADDDSGADDDDDDDDNDDNNDNDDNNDDNDDNDDNDDTTPIECDGVISRQPYLQGVTQTSIRIMWQTDPLGDSQVEYGLTSELGSVKRSNELVKTHLVELTGLEPETTYYYKVRSCEDESTVATFQTAVEPDSPFQYVVFSDNQSNYDIFTQIAALMLAEEPDLALSCGDIVNDGRNEPDFNEQFFNPAADLWRVTPVYVSIGNHEHNSPNFYQSFAFADSNFYYSFTYGNTFFIALNSNLLYFPGSPQYGWFVDQLASGEAQDAEFIVVFTHKPPYSEGWDTYPGDLTMRWFIDPLMVQYGVDAFFSGHTHDYERGHLNGVTYYINGGAAGGLDTWARDWEHIVFYQSVHHFLSISVEDNVMTIDAIDLDGNLFDTYQIVH; from the coding sequence GTGAACCGTTTGCTGGTATTGCTCTCGGCCCTGCTGCTGTTGCCGGCGATTTTCGCCGGGTGCTCGTCGGATGACGATGATTCTTCGGGAGACTCAGGGCAGGCTCAAGATGACGACGACAACAACGACAACGACGATTCCACGCCGGCCGATGACGACAGCGGGGCCGACGACGATGACGACGATGATGACAATGACGACAATAACGACAATGATGATAATAATGATGATAATGACGATAACGACGACAACGACGACACCACGCCGATCGAGTGCGACGGCGTGATCAGCCGCCAGCCTTATCTGCAGGGCGTCACCCAGACGAGCATCCGGATCATGTGGCAGACCGATCCGTTGGGCGATTCGCAGGTCGAGTACGGTTTGACGAGCGAGTTAGGCAGCGTGAAGCGCTCGAACGAACTGGTCAAAACCCACTTGGTCGAGCTGACCGGCCTGGAACCGGAAACCACCTACTATTACAAGGTCCGCTCCTGCGAGGACGAAAGCACCGTCGCCACCTTCCAAACGGCGGTCGAGCCCGATTCGCCTTTCCAATACGTGGTCTTCAGCGACAACCAATCGAATTACGATATTTTCACCCAGATCGCCGCGCTCATGTTGGCGGAAGAACCCGATCTGGCTCTCAGTTGCGGCGACATCGTCAACGACGGCCGGAACGAGCCGGATTTCAACGAGCAGTTCTTCAACCCGGCGGCCGATCTCTGGCGCGTCACGCCGGTCTACGTCAGCATCGGCAACCACGAACACAATTCGCCCAATTTCTACCAGTCGTTCGCCTTCGCCGATTCGAACTTCTATTACAGCTTCACCTACGGCAACACGTTTTTCATCGCCCTGAACAGCAACCTGTTGTACTTCCCCGGCTCGCCGCAATACGGTTGGTTCGTCGATCAACTGGCTTCCGGCGAGGCGCAGGACGCCGAATTCATCGTGGTCTTCACGCACAAGCCGCCGTACAGCGAGGGGTGGGACACCTATCCCGGCGACCTGACGATGCGCTGGTTCATCGATCCGCTGATGGTGCAATACGGGGTGGATGCGTTCTTTTCCGGCCACACTCACGATTACGAGCGCGGGCACCTGAACGGCGTCACTTATTACATCAACGGCGGGGCGGCGGGCGGGTTGGATACCTGGGCGCGCGACTGGGAACACATCGTGTTCTATCAGTCGGTGCACCATTTCCTCAGCATCAGTGTCGAGGACAACGTCATGACGATCGATGCCATCGATCTCGACGGCAACCTGTTCGATACCTATCAGATCGTGCACTAG